A single window of Pseudobdellovibrionaceae bacterium DNA harbors:
- a CDS encoding glycosyltransferase family 25 protein, whose translation MNYQIYYINLDTSIKRKNFMENQFHKLGVQAIRVSAVNGRQLDENTVIKLNKRTVFSHFSSPLAGELGLFLSYKKIFSLIENQKEDYAILLEDDILIKNDFFENIEAILSKLDTASILDISGRSGFWKKTSVPVFKDVLMQQFSTPALGTTGRIYGKIAAKNINQAMPYYLAPIDVMLQKIYQHKVSVYSLNKSYVCHSEELVGGTTIQVKSIKWWKKFFRELKRPFWRLSIKLGNLCR comes from the coding sequence GTGAATTATCAAATTTATTATATTAATTTAGACACTAGTATTAAAAGAAAAAATTTTATGGAAAATCAATTTCATAAATTGGGAGTGCAAGCTATTCGAGTATCAGCGGTTAACGGCAGGCAGCTAGATGAAAATACTGTAATAAAGCTTAATAAAAGAACAGTGTTTTCTCATTTTTCTTCACCATTAGCAGGGGAGTTAGGGTTATTTTTAAGTTATAAAAAAATATTTTCTTTAATAGAAAATCAAAAAGAAGATTATGCTATTTTATTAGAAGATGATATTTTAATTAAAAATGACTTTTTTGAAAATATAGAAGCTATTTTATCTAAATTAGATACCGCCAGTATTTTAGATATCTCTGGAAGGTCGGGGTTTTGGAAAAAAACTAGTGTACCTGTTTTTAAAGATGTACTTATGCAACAATTTTCCACACCAGCTCTTGGTACAACAGGAAGAATTTATGGAAAAATAGCTGCTAAAAATATTAACCAAGCCATGCCTTATTATTTAGCCCCTATAGATGTAATGCTACAAAAAATTTATCAACATAAAGTTTCTGTTTATTCTTTAAATAAGTCTTATGTTTGTCATTCTGAAGAATTAGTAGGTGGAACTACTATTCAAGTTAAATCTATTAAGTGGTGGAAAAAATTTTTTAGAGAACTAAAGCGACCTTTTTGGCGATTGTCTATTAAACTAGGAAATTTGTGTAGGTAA